Within Sorghum bicolor cultivar BTx623 chromosome 2, Sorghum_bicolor_NCBIv3, whole genome shotgun sequence, the genomic segment GCGCCTTGCTAACAGGGGGAGGTACTACTTCAGCTCTCTTTCTAGTGGGGAGCGCTGGGAATGCTTCCTCAAACTGTGTTGAGGTTGAGGTAAGTCCCAACGAGAAAGGGCCAAAGGATCCAAACTCCAAACTTTCGGCCGCATGTAAAAAATCTGCTGTGGCAGGTGAGGAAGGCTGACAGGTAGGATTTCCTTGACCATTTTGAGGAAGTACTATCCCTGCCGAAGATGATGGTGGCTTTGTCTGTCTTCCCTCCTCAACAAAATCTCTTCCTACtgcctgtttggttccaccgtCTGTTGCTACATGCTCCTTGAAACGAACAAAATCTCCATCAGGAACCGAGCTCTTGCTTGAATAACCACTCTGTTGTGCACTGTTTTGCTTCTTCGGTGATTGATTTGTTGCACTTTGAGCTGTGGCATCTTCAGTTTGTGAGACAGAATATCCTTGGTCAGCTGAGGAATACCGACGATCAGGTAACCTCTGTCTTTGTTTTCTTGCTCGTATGATTTCCTTTTCAAGCGTTATACGCTCCCTGTATGTATGATAACTCTGGAAATCAAAACATGAACAGAGATTGAATAAGTAACCACTTGAAGGTTTTACCAATAAACATGGTCACATGCTATCTGCTTATACAAAAACTACACCCATGTAGCCTACAGAAGTTTGAATAAGAGATTTGGTAATGAAGCTAATCAAAGCTGAACCAAAACCTTTTATATGCAATTTTTCCTGACACTGATGTAATAAGAAACCATTTACCCTTAAGAGGGAACAAGAATCATGAAAGAGCTGGATGAATCTACTGAAAAAGTGTAAATAAGGAAACAAACAAATAAGAGTTTGTACCACATTGGGAATGTATGTGCCAGTTCCATGCGTCTTAGGAGAGaaacaaaaccaagaaacagGGTAGTTATCTGAATTTGTTGAAGGAGATGAGGGAAATGTTGATCCGTTGGGGGACAATGGTATATTCTGCTGCCAAACCATATCCACTTGGGCCTCGGCATGTGGTTGTTGTGAATCATCTCCTGTGCTATGAGAGCAATACACAGGAGATAGTTTCCTTCTCTCGCTATCAGTAGATGAAGATAATGACAGGCTTGAGGATCTAGTGCTAGTTTTCAACTTCAAGATCATGTCTGGCATCTTGAAAGAATCCTCATCTAGCATATCAGCTAAACATGCTTCTTCAACAGCCTGCAGGAATTCATCAAACAAAGACTCCAGGTGGTACTGAACTTTGCGAAGGCATCCTAAGTGCAGCTCCAGATCACCTGAGAGATCCAGCATATTTGACAGCAAGAAGGGTGGGAGTAACTTTTTTCCTGCACGTGGAGCAGTCCAATCTGACTCATCAACAAAACCAGAATTGGAAAAATCCAAGATATTTGCACTAGTCGAGTTAGTCAATATATGCGATGGATGCTCTGCATAAATCAGTTGTGGCACATTAAATCTACTGATCTGGTGTAAATCTTCCTCTGCTGCATAATTCTCCAAGCACTCTTTACTGTTGCCATTACCATTATCTTGAGAAAAGGGTGAGTGGCTCCTTAAACTTGCTAAAGTTGATGGATTTTCTTTGAAATCAGATGCATATTCCATGAACCAGATTTTGTTCCAAGGAAGATCCTGAACAAGACCAGGCAAATACTTACCTGAATTCTTATGCACATCTGTCACACTCGAGTCCTTGTCTGGCAGTTTCGATGAATGACATGAACTTCCGTTTTCACCCTCATTCATGCAAGAAGATTTATACCTCGATCCATCTTCATTAAGTGCCCTCTCAGGACCAAGCAAGGGTTGGAATGAACTACTAGTGTCAATGTCTGGTCTTTCTCCCTTTCCATGTCTCTTCAGTGTGTTTGCGAAAAATCCGTAAATTTCATCACGAATGTACTCGGAGGGTAACATGAGAATTTGACCAAGCTTTTGTGCTCCAAATGACAAAGCACTCCGTATGCGATAAAAGTTTGCTGCACAACATTAGCATATGTCAAACCCTCCATTTAAAGGATTTTAAGTATACGGGCAGCAAAAAATGTggtaaacacacacacacacacacacggtaTTTTGAAAACATAAGGTGACACAGTACATAATAAAATGAATTAGTGCCTTTTTTATTCTAACCTTTGCTGACACTTCTGCCGAGATTATTATTCGCCTTGAGTGGATCGATGATGTTTAAAAACTTCTGGCGGAATTGTGTGTCGCATCCCTCAAACTCATTTGGAATTACAACAAGTCTATCCAAATAGCCTTGTTGGAATTCCTTGCCAAGCAATAATTCGCCTTGTACTTCTGTAGGTTCCACTGCAAGTTGCAAATTTTAATAATTAGACAAGAGATCATACCACTGGTGATTCATCAACGAAACAAAATAAAACAAGAACATATGACCAACCAGTTAAGTTCGGTAGTGATGACAAATCAACAGGACCATTTAAGCTAATGCCATATCGATCCCAGTCAAACTTGCTAAAATATTCCAAAAACGTATAAAGGGCCTGTTAAAAAAAGCAGGCAGTACATGCAAAAGAGTTAGTTCTGATATCACTTAAACATATTTGTAAGGAGCTGAAAAGAAGTTCTGAATTCCAAAAATTATTACCTCCAGAGGACCATGCAGAGACTTGTGGAACATATTGAATATGTAAAGAATAAGTGTTTCCAAGGCATAAGTAGATATCAGTCCATGATGGGCTCCTAATATGCGACTTTCATGGTAGCACCAAGCCTTGATTAACATAATGCTCCTTTTGAACAAATGGTTTTTGCCAATCTGACGGTCAACCTAAAGCAGTAACAGTAACTCGTTCAATCTATAGTGTTTTTCAAACCCAAAAAGTGCATGTGGAGGAAAAATTCAAGTTTGCATTTGCTTACCAGCTCAAGAAAGCAGAACGTGGACACACCCCCAATCTGGTTGAAAGAGACATCCACGATAATGTTCTCAATAATACATTTTATGAGCTTAACCTAGTTGAACAATAAAACCAAAGTTAGCACATAGACAAATATCAAAATGtaccaagaaaaaaaaataatgtgTATCAAGTATCAACTACTTTGACAGAAAAGTGGGTTAAACATAAGATGCACAAATAGGAATATGTATGGTACCTCAGCGTTGATGAAGTGCAAGCCTGTCAGTTTGAACTCGGCGTCACAGTTTTCCTGTTCCGACTCGAGCATGCTGCGAACATCATCGATGAATGTACTGTTTAACCAGGTGTTCCCCAGTACAGTTATATCCACGTCGCCATCGGGGAGATACGTCCTCAGCGGCACTGATCCAAATGCAAAGACCTGGATTATATGATaatacaaaaaaaaagttaTTTCAGTACAAAATGTGCTAATGTTCAAAATAAAGGAGATAATGTGCTGCACACTAGTAGCCAAACCACTGAGAAAATGTGCTGCACACTAATAGCCAAACCACACTGAGAAAATGTGCTGCACACTAATAGCCAaaccactgagaaaatattgtggcATGCATTTCAATTGACAGTGGATCTTTGGATGTGGTGTGTATGAACTACTGTTTACGGTGATGACGAACATCTATATATAAACACCAACACTTTGCTTCTTATACAATGTAATTGCAGACAAAACAGAAGTTTCTGCCGTCATGCGTGCACCACAGTTGAATGCAGTACGGTGGCCGGAAGTGTAAGGAATCTATGCTGATCGACCTAAAACATTGTCGCTGCTCTGTGGCATCCATATATCTCGATCAAATGTTGGTCAGTGGCCGCAGCATGTCGAGGAGGTTGACATGAAGGCGGTCACCAGCTTtcagtaaaaatataaatataaataggatATATATGCTGCGTCAGCCTAAAATCGTCAGGCCCGGCCGCACACTCATGCATCCTACGTACAGTAGAGCAGATGGCACCACGAGAAGCTGCCGATGCCTGCTTGATTCAGGCACGTCAGATCCCTAGGCACTACGATGTCGAGAAAAGCTAACATAGCTGTCGAATCCTGCACTGTTAGATTCACACGAGATGAACtatgggcctgtttagattgggaacgaaaattttttggatgtcacatcggatgtgtcggaaggatgtcgggaagggtttttagaaactaataaaaaaacaaattacatagctcgtcaggaaactgcaagacaaatttattaagcataattaatctgtcattagcatatgtgggttactgtagcacttaaggctaatcatggagtaactaggcttaaaagattcgtctcgcgattctcaactaaactgtgtaattagtttatttttttatctatatttaatgttccatgcatgtgtccaaagattcgatgagatggatgaaaaatttttgggtgggaaactaaacagggcctatacCCAGGAAACCACACATCACAGACAACCGGCGTAATATCAGCACGTGCACCTAGCTAGATTACGAGCCTGACACGATCACGAGTTCACGACACGGCGAAGGCCTTGATGGGTCGTGTCTTTTCTCTGACGCCACGGATGAAAAAGCTACATTCTACACTAGGCCGCAGCAGTCGACGACAGAAACAGAAGCAGTTTTAATCGTGTGCCCAGAAATGTCCTAATCGCCGCAAAACCTGTACATACTTGGTAGCAACAGGGTTAAAAAGTGGAAGCAACAGAGATAATAATCCAGTTaactaatattttttaaaacaatGAAATTACTTAATTACCCAAACATAATTAAAAGGACAAAAAAAATGCATTTGACCAGAAAATGGACCGAAAATACTAGCCACTGCAcgtgatgcatgcatgcatgcaacctgGCGACTGGCGTGACACTGACACAAGGGTTCTAGTAATCCAAGTACTAAGACTGACGAGACGACTGAATGATTATAGTCAAGAAAAGGCACGACTATAAAAAGACCATGCTGGTGGGTGGGGCATGGAAGTATATGGACAATCAAGAGTTAATAAACAGAAGAATATCCCTAATCCCAATCCCAGCGGCTAGGCTAGCGCTAGGTGAACGAAAACTACAGGAGCATGCATGGAATGGCCGGAATTAGCATAGGCACACACATACGCGCATGACGAAAACAGAAACAGCCATGGACGGACGACGGATGCACGTACGTGCGGCCTTTTCGCTAAAGACGCGGTGCCTGCATACGCAACGGCGACAGCGACCACGTCCAGTTCCAGTTCCACGTCACTAAACATATTTCTTTTCTCGCGCTAGAGACATGTGGGGCACGGTGAAAGCGGGCGAAGGCGACAGATTTGACCATCGTGgtgtaaataaaaataaaaactaataaaaaaagtaAAATCTGAGAGAAAAATTAGCTCCGACAGCATATATAATAAGCATGCGCGATAGTCAACGGTAATCAGTAAAATAGCTAGGACGACCAGTCTGACCATACATACATGCAGGATAttatattattgtaagaataaataaaaaaggattATTAATTAATGAAAAAGATCCTTTTATTATACAATAATCTAAGAAATCACACATGTGAATGAAGAACATCCCTCGGCTGCTAGGACGAGGACGACCCAGGTTGGTCCTAATCCTAGCTAGACGAAAGCGACGGCGTGCAGTACGCGGCGATGCGACTGGGATCGGGGATTGCGGGTACGCAGCAGCGGGCCAGCGGCACGAGGCTTCCGTTCCGGGAACGGGAGCAGGCAGCATCAGCAAGCAGCCCCGGCCCGCCGCAAGACACGAAACGGAAAGCTAAACCCCTCCCCCTTTCTCTCCCTCCCGAAGctgaagacgacgacgacgtgggCGGCCGCGCGCGAGAACCCCGAGAGGCGGCGCGGCGGGCGACAGGGAGGGGGAGCTAGCTATCGCCGGCGCACGCGAGAAAAATAAACGGCTCCCTAGGGTAGGCAGAGATGGAGAGGGATCGGACGGGTACACGCACGCACCTCGCAGCCGAGGGAGGAGCCGATGAGTCGCCTGAGGTAGCTGATGAcgtcctggcggcggcgctccgcCTCCTGGGTGGGGTGGACGCGGAGCACCACCTCGCCGGCGGCAGCCTCCGCGGCGCGCACCGCGTCCCGCCGGAtcgccgacggcgacggcgcccTCCTCGCCATCACCGCCGCCAGCGTCTCCCGCTCGCCTCCGCTGCCGCTCGCGCCGGGAGAAGAAGCAGCCGCAGCGGCAGCGCCCCTTCCCCACGGGAGCGCCCAACCGTCGGCGCCGGGCACGAACCACCCGCCGTCCGCTCCCTGGCCTCGGCCGCCGAAGTACGCCATTGGAGCAAGGGCGGAATCGAATCGATCGGAGCGAATGGAAAGCGCCGCGGGCGGAATCGGAGGGGTTTTCGCCCTCCGAGGCAGGAAAAGATTTCTggtgatcttttttttttccccttctCCTTTGGGGTCGGGTCGGGTCGGGGTCTCTCCTCTGGTCTGGTCTGGGATCCAGGTGGAGTTGGTTTGGTTTCTTCGGCTGCGGCTCGCTCTTCTGAATTCTGATCTGGTTGGTTGTCCGAGCCGAGGTGTGGTGTGGAAGAACTGGTGGTGGGTCAGGCTCCCTCTGGGTCCCTCCGCACTCGCCTGCCGCTGCTTATATAGGCGAGGCCACCGAAACGAGGCTGCGTGGTGCGTACCTGTGCCTGTGCCTGCTGTGGCTGTGGCTTCgttatctctatctctatctctatagATATactatatagatagatagatgttATTGCTTTTCTTTATAATAATAGATAGATAGACGATTTGTTGGGTACATATATATGGACAAAGGAAAGAAGATGTGGATGCCTGCCAAAACCGGGGGCAGTCTGATGTATTGTTGTATTTACAGTACTTTTGATTTGGTATATGGTAACTATATTTATGCATGGTTGctgtaaataaaaaaaatatgtgaCACAGGCAAGAGGTGACTATATTGTGTATGCTTAATTTGATCCATGGATGGTCTTCATGCCTCATGAGACTAAGCAATGGCTATATATATTGCACCAAAGTGCACCAAAGCGAAAACGACAAACGGGTTGTTGGTCGGTAATAACGTTAGGCGCAACACTTTTGGTGAGTGGATAtcttttttaggccttgtttagttctcaaaaattttcaagatttctcgtcacatcgaatctttgctcgcatgcatggagcattaaataatgataaaaataaaaactaattacacagtttacctaaaatttatgagatgaatcttttgagcttagttactccgtgattggacaatgtttgtcaaataaaaacgaaagtgctacagtagctaaaaaaccaaaattttgccaactaaacaaggccttagttgtcgGGTATCCATGTCTCTGATACGACAACAGTTAGATACGGTCGAATTGATAAGAATATCCAAGTCATGTATGCGTCATGGTGGTTTCCCGTTGATCCGTTGCTAAGATATGGTGTAAGAGTAGCTTTGCTTCATTTTTGTCGCCTTTTGCATTTTTCTCATTTTTACTAAAAGTATCGATACTTCAGAGACGGTCACCTTGGATATGGTGGAATTGATAAAGATATCCAAGTCATGTATGTGTCATGGTGGTTTTCTGTTGCTAAAGTGATTGCGTTGGCATATCTCTGCTTTGTCGCTTTTGTTTTTACACCTTTGTACAAGTCAAGTTAAACATGTCAAGTGTCATATAGCTAACGAGCATGGTCTTAACCAACAAATGTATAGATTTTTACCTTTGACAAGTGGTGGTATTTGGATTTCCACAAACATAACAGGTGCACACCTATTATCTCTTCATATACTTTCTACCTagaaaacaacaaaaaaaaactatgcATATATGGTTGGTATATCGATAAGGTCTATTGACCGCGTTAAGTAAATTTTACCAGCTCAAGAGTAATTTTCATGAATAGAAAAACGCAATAATTAACCCAAATGACTATATAGTGCCGCTTGCAAGCAATTTTCTTTCCAAATATGGTGATGCTTTTTTGCTTTTTATCCATGAAAGAAGAATTGAAATTAAGTCACCTTTCAAATACACACACTTTTTGCTAAGTATCGATTATTATTTCTTGAGAATTCAAGGTTGTAAATTTCACATTGCTTGGTTGTCTATAATCACAGTACTAAAATTTACGGTCCACAACTTTGGACAATTAGCTCTGCACTTTTTACCGCAAATCGCGTGTATAGAGCTTTCATGAGGGTGAACCTCCCTTAGAATCCTCGTAGCAACCATTGATGACTTCTAGTAACCTGTAATGCACAAGAAGAGCATGGATCCAAACAAACAAGGATGCATTTTAGAGTTGCCATatacaaataataataataaacccATGTCAAGAATGATAAAATAACAGGTGAAAATTAAATAATATGGGGAGGAACGTAAGCTGAAACACAGGAGTAATCACGGCGGAAGAACAGGGTTGCTCAGAGCTTTTGTTCCAACGTTCGTCCATGAGGTCTGCACAAGAAATGGGTGGCAGTTGCTGAAGATATCAGGGAAACTGACGAGGTGCAGTCAGAGAGGCCACTGCATTCAAGGACTGCCATAATAGCACAGAGATCTCCCTCTTCTAAAATGAGAATGGAATCCCATTCATTTCTTCCTGCTACATCATCAGCGAATCCAGAGCACATTGattatttttttgaaagataatatatatatatatagatagtcgATGTAAATGAGGtaagataaatatattttatatatgtttaTTATTATCATCTACTCCATCCGTCCTATAATATAGTTCATCATAGCATTTAAAATTTATCCTCAAATATAATACATTCTATAGGACAAAAACCAATTTTACATTAAATACTTTCCATTTATCAATCAATCACCATTGATCACGTTGATGATAATGTCTGAGAAATAAAATAAGGATACATGCGTCTTTTATATTTTCCCTTAAtttgttttaaaatttttagacAGAGGGAGTATCTTGCTTGTATCCATGTATATTTCTCTCTCCAAGTATATGGCAGTAGAGATGGAAAATACATATACTTGGCATATTGTTATTATTCTCTTAACCATTGGTTTTTTCTGTATGATTCCTTTTTTTTAAGCAGTAGTAGTTGATGGAGCAACATATATTCCAAGTGCTGTAAATCTTGACTGCTTTTAATTCAATGCATGCCTCTTGGCTGTAAAAGCTTTTTGGTTCTATATATAGGAGCTGCTAGCTGTATGTTTTGGATTCAGCTGATAATAATGCTACTGGTTATTAATAATTTTggctaaaataaataaaaaggttTAATGACATAATCATAGCCACAGTGAACGACCGGCCGTTCGATGGAAAACAGACCATCATATCTTCAAGCTAGCCCAGCCATCTTTCAGGGCGTCAGAATATCTAGAACGGCTTTCGCGGCGTGGCACAGTTGTTTGGCGTCCTGTTTTTCTATTCAAAATAGCCAAATTGACAGGTCAGCACCCAGGTGTGGCCACTTTGGTTCCTGTGGGCACCACTCGATCTGGGACAACATCGACCACGGTGGTTTTAGTAACCATAGCGGTAAGGGTTTATTACCCACAAATTTCATGAGAATTGTATATGCACGAAACATGAGAATTTTGTCAGGTTGAGCAACTCCAACAacttgacttttttttttgaggtcaTTTTAGCATTTGCATAGTATAAAGTAAGCTCCAATAGATGTGTtatttgattttgtaaaataagaaGCTGACTATTCCTTAATTTTCGGTAGGTATATATAGCTAACCATGTGTGCTTGCCACCTGATTTTGTAAACTAGCAAGACTGTTGTcgatcttttttttaaaaaaaacttttttattttataaaatatctaaacaataaaatttggctactaattttaTCTAAGTTGTTGGAGTTGCTTATTCCTAAACATGCTGGCTATACTAAGACGACATATGTCGATTGTGCGAGAATTTTATTGGAGGTGTAAACGTAATATTGAGCTAAGGTAGGTTCTTCTTTACATAGTTAGTGGTTTGTTCTCTAGTCAACATTACTAGCTTAGGAAGAGGACACTTGCTTATGTGAGAGTGTAGGTGTGGGACTTTAACATATAGCAAGTAGTGTACTCAATGACAAAACAATGTCGTCATGTATTTTCAAATTTTAGGAGCGGTGACTAGGATTATTTCGGTGGCCTATGAACTTTATAGCTGTAACTCACACAAGAAGCTTGTAGTAAATAAGGATCGTCTGGGAGCGCTACTATAGCTTCATCTTCTCCATGAGAATCGCTTCTAGATTAGAAAGCAAAACATCTAAAGTAAGCACAACTCGATTCTGATTTTgaagatctaacaaatgtttgttTCTCCATTTATACTAGGAGTTAGGAATTAAAAATTATTTACCATCGTCTGATCTGATGAATTAGTCTTGTGTAAGGTCACACTGGAGCTACCTACAACGAAGGAGATTACTGTTCAAGGAAAAAAGAGAGATCGAGCTCATCAGAGAGAAGCTGTTGGTTCTTTTTTTGATATGAGGTCACTCTCGTTTTATAGCGTTTTCAAAAATAATGCAATGAAACATGAATGATACAGTCACTCTCAATTCATAGTttcatttttttgttttatggGTATTTTATATATGACTCATCAAGAGTTGAAAACTGGATTAAAAGAGATTTATCTACATATAACTCACGTATTCCCTATCTTATAAACAATCACGTTATTAAAAATACTCATGTGACAaactattaaatataaataaaattttaGTAAAACTTCCACTTAGACTAGCCTAAAGAGTTGCTGATTTTTTCAAatgagagcaagtattatagtgtactgtaagctggctaaatgctaaGGTGGAGGAAAGAAGGGAGGAaagagaggagaagcaggctgtaagcttacagccagcttagacaCAAGAACTAAAAAACTTTATGAGAGAGATAAGTgagccatgtattaatagtgaatagctaactattgtatgggtggaCTCACTACGGGAGAAAGCTAATTTGCTGAGTGTAAaatactttgccgagtgctggatctcgggcactcggcaaataattatttgccgagtgtttggcctccaggcactcggcaaaaaagACACTCGGCGAAGAAAATATTTGCCAAGTGTCGAGCACTCGGGGAAGAAAAACACTCGCAAAAATATATCTTTGCCTAGTGTTGGACACGTGAGTACTCGCTAAAGAaagcacttggcaaataaattgcTAACGTCGGTGTACGCGGCTCCTCCGTTAttatttgccgagtgtccgCCGTCGACACACGACAAACATTTATagatttgccgagtgccaagaAGAGACACTCGACAACGAGTGTTTTTGCTGAGTGTCGGATgcaagacactcggcaaaagaatttatttgccgagtgttttttgtggcactcggcaaattatttttgtttttttccttttttttgatcCCAATTTTTTTTGAAGCTTGAATACATCATTTTAAAATTCATTTTCAAATTTGGATATTTTTCAATATATTTTGCTATATTTCGTTAGTTTTTTTAATTACTTGAATTTCTCTCAAAAATTCcgatttgaactgcaggtgcatgaAATAACGAAATGTAGCGGTTCCAAAAATGGTATTCATATTGAAGAGTGTACTTTGAGGCCTTATGCAGGATCTCACCCAAAATGTTGGCCGTATTGTAGACGAAAACCGACGAGTTGCTCGCCATTTAAGTGTTtttaattaaattatataaaataaaaaaagtcggaaaatcacgaaacttgggGGTATCATGCTGTTGCACGTAGaggctatgataaaaaattTAGAAAGTTTCGAGCAAGTAGCGACGTCGGATGGGTAAAATCTAGACACACCACCACGGCAGTCGCAGCCTCAGTGCGTACGCAAAGGCATATGTAAGTCTCTGGAATTTTCTCTTATGTTCGCTCAATATGTTGTTGTGTTTCTAATCATATGTTGTTGTGTTTCTAGCAGTCGGCGGCACACGGTGGGCAGCCAATTGGTCAGCTCCAGATGTTTGCTCTGGCCCACATGGGCAAGGCGACGTCCGACGGCCAGTTTGACCCGGATGCCCCGTCCTCGACGTACACCAACCCCAGCGCCCACACCCGCATCAGTTCGTATGTAGAGGCGGTGAGGATAGTCCACGGGCCAGACTTCGATCCGAGGACCGAGGAGCGCCTTGATCCTGAGCTCATGATGAGGGTGGGGCAAGGCAAGAAGCATGGGCGGTTCCTGatcgacgacaacctcctcggCATGGCCTCTACTCCTCCCCTCAGCCAGCTAGACACCTTGGCAAAGAGG encodes:
- the LOC8078561 gene encoding uncharacterized protein LOC8078561, producing the protein MAYFGGRGQGADGGWFVPGADGWALPWGRGAAAAAASSPGASGSGGERETLAAVMARRAPSPSAIRRDAVRAAEAAAGEVVLRVHPTQEAERRRQDVISYLRRLIGSSLGCEVFAFGSVPLRTYLPDGDVDITVLGNTWLNSTFIDDVRSMLESEQENCDAEFKLTGLHFINAEVKLIKCIIENIIVDVSFNQIGGVSTFCFLELVDRQIGKNHLFKRSIMLIKAWCYHESRILGAHHGLISTYALETLILYIFNMFHKSLHGPLEALYTFLEYFSKFDWDRYGISLNGPVDLSSLPNLTVEPTEVQGELLLGKEFQQGYLDRLVVIPNEFEGCDTQFRQKFLNIIDPLKANNNLGRSVSKANFYRIRSALSFGAQKLGQILMLPSEYIRDEIYGFFANTLKRHGKGERPDIDTSSSFQPLLGPERALNEDGSRYKSSCMNEGENGSSCHSSKLPDKDSSVTDVHKNSGKYLPGLVQDLPWNKIWFMEYASDFKENPSTLASLRSHSPFSQDNGNGNSKECLENYAAEEDLHQISRFNVPQLIYAEHPSHILTNSTSANILDFSNSGFVDESDWTAPRAGKKLLPPFLLSNMLDLSGDLELHLGCLRKVQYHLESLFDEFLQAVEEACLADMLDEDSFKMPDMILKLKTSTRSSSLSLSSSTDSERRKLSPVYCSHSTGDDSQQPHAEAQVDMVWQQNIPLSPNGSTFPSSPSTNSDNYPVSWFCFSPKTHGTGTYIPNVSYHTYRERITLEKEIIRARKQRQRLPDRRYSSADQGYSVSQTEDATAQSATNQSPKKQNSAQQSGYSSKSSVPDGDFVRFKEHVATDGGTKQAVGRDFVEEGRQTKPPSSSAGIVLPQNGQGNPTCQPSSPATADFLHAAESLEFGSFGPFSLGLTSTSTQFEEAFPALPTRKRAEVVPPPVSKAPAEAPASVAQSAKAVETKSRSEENEEMYQLRDEADFPPLQAGCR